A single window of Thermomicrobiales bacterium DNA harbors:
- a CDS encoding MFS transporter codes for MSNRSQSAMANDIGETLKVSWLPMVVIALAQIQMGFNVNALAISMGSIVEDLAVSPSTVGTALVIYSLAVAGLVMIGAKVGRIIGSRLAFQIGVGGHAISMGLMAVSTNELMMGAAQLIAGVAAALAVPALVVMITAHYHGTQQEQSLGLLGAAQASSSALAFMVVGLLSTVVSWRWSFVLLVILGVINILLSFRLMPIERRPGIRIDWPGAVFAAASITLISLGFNNVGNWGLIVAEPSAPFNLAGVSPAPLMIVSGIAFGQVFFSWLRRQESRRKPTLFAIETLETREERSATLALLVIAAIGPAVNFLLPLYVQIVQGRSVMETAIAIVPYAAAIFIGTTFVVRVYGILAPRKIGRYGFAMLAVGLFILAHSINNDWGTPSVIGALLIVGLGEGALLTLMFNVLVSASPKELSGDVGALRGTTNNLATGLGTAIASVLAIAALGLIIGASVRESSILPPSMADQMFLDNVDFISNDELAVSLTENTDATDEQIAKLVKINTDARLRALTITFQVLAVLTLLGIVPASGLPPYRRGEVPADLNVGKYDNGESEYEAAEPATASS; via the coding sequence GTGAGTAATCGATCACAGTCCGCAATGGCGAACGATATCGGCGAGACACTCAAGGTGTCCTGGTTACCAATGGTCGTCATTGCTCTGGCCCAGATTCAGATGGGATTCAATGTAAACGCCCTGGCAATCTCGATGGGATCGATTGTCGAAGACCTTGCTGTGTCACCGTCCACGGTGGGCACGGCACTTGTCATCTATTCGCTGGCCGTAGCCGGCCTCGTCATGATCGGGGCCAAGGTTGGCCGAATCATCGGCTCGCGCCTCGCGTTCCAGATCGGCGTCGGTGGGCACGCGATCTCCATGGGCCTCATGGCTGTCAGCACGAACGAGCTGATGATGGGCGCAGCCCAGCTCATCGCCGGGGTCGCGGCCGCGCTGGCCGTTCCAGCGCTCGTCGTCATGATCACTGCGCACTACCACGGCACGCAGCAGGAGCAGTCGCTCGGCCTGCTCGGAGCTGCACAAGCCAGCTCCAGCGCATTGGCGTTCATGGTCGTCGGCCTGCTGAGCACGGTCGTCAGTTGGCGCTGGTCGTTTGTCCTGCTCGTCATCCTCGGCGTGATCAATATTCTGCTGAGCTTCCGACTGATGCCAATTGAGCGACGACCGGGGATCCGCATCGACTGGCCGGGCGCGGTCTTCGCCGCCGCATCCATCACATTGATCAGCCTCGGATTCAACAACGTCGGGAACTGGGGACTGATCGTCGCCGAACCGTCGGCCCCGTTCAACCTGGCTGGCGTGTCGCCCGCGCCGCTCATGATCGTGAGCGGCATCGCCTTTGGCCAGGTGTTCTTCAGCTGGCTCCGCCGCCAGGAGAGCCGCCGCAAGCCAACACTCTTCGCGATCGAAACGCTCGAAACACGCGAAGAACGCTCGGCGACGCTGGCGTTGTTGGTCATTGCCGCCATTGGGCCGGCCGTCAATTTCCTGCTGCCGCTCTATGTCCAGATCGTCCAGGGTCGCTCAGTCATGGAAACTGCGATCGCAATCGTGCCCTATGCCGCTGCGATCTTCATCGGCACAACATTCGTCGTGCGTGTCTATGGCATTCTCGCGCCGCGCAAGATAGGGCGCTACGGCTTCGCCATGTTAGCAGTTGGACTGTTCATCCTGGCGCACTCGATCAACAACGACTGGGGCACGCCATCCGTCATTGGCGCGCTACTCATCGTTGGTCTTGGTGAGGGTGCGCTCCTTACCCTCATGTTCAACGTCCTCGTTTCAGCATCACCGAAAGAGCTGTCCGGCGACGTTGGAGCGCTTCGCGGGACAACCAACAACCTCGCAACCGGCCTCGGCACGGCAATCGCGAGCGTTCTTGCCATCGCCGCGCTCGGTCTCATTATCGGGGCGAGCGTGCGCGAGAGCTCGATTCTCCCTCCATCTATGGCTGACCAGATGTTCCTCGACAACGTCGATTTTATTAGCAACGATGAGCTCGCCGTTTCACTCACGGAAAACACAGACGCGACTGATGAGCAGATCGCCAAGCTGGTGAAGATCAACACAGACGCACGCTTGCGCGCCCTGACGATCACGTTCCAGGTGCTGGCTGTGCTCACGTTGCTTGGCATCGTCCCGGCCAGCGGGCTGCCACCTTACCGACGCGGTGAAGTCCCCGCCGATCTCAATGTCGGGAAGTACGACAACGGGGAATCCGAGTATGAAGCCGCCGAACCTGCGACGGCGAGCAGCTAG
- a CDS encoding dipeptidase: MTQASDAARSYSREHADRFRQELHELLRIPSLSGDPAHAGDVRQAAQWLADHLRQLNLDRVDIMETHGHPVVYAEWLGAGPDKPTVLVYGHYDVVPASLEDGWDTEPFEPIEKDGKIYARGATDDKGQLFIHVKALESFLKAGGGAPVNLKFLLEGEEEISSPNLRPFLEANLEMLAADVCVISDSSMPSIDRPTVMHSLRGMTYLEVEVTGPNDDLHSGFYGGAVHNPALALVEILSKMFNDDHSIAVPGFYDDVVPLSDEERTEVAKTDMSEEELLAATGVPKQWGEQAYSIRERVSARPTLEINGFGSGWTGPGPKTIIPARAMAKISCRLVGNQDPHAIYDRIKDYIESLSPPTVNVEVRLITTGEPALIDFRLPEMQAAARAYETGWGAKPVFTRGGGSIPIVADIYNLMHMPVVMMGYGLDTDGLHGTNEHFTIEMFHRGIETAIVYLDELAAIDR, from the coding sequence ATGACTCAGGCGTCAGACGCAGCCCGAAGCTACTCACGAGAACATGCCGACCGCTTTCGGCAGGAACTTCACGAGCTCTTGCGCATTCCGAGTCTCAGCGGCGATCCGGCGCACGCCGGAGATGTGCGCCAGGCCGCCCAGTGGCTGGCTGACCACCTTCGCCAGCTCAATCTCGATCGCGTCGACATCATGGAAACGCATGGCCATCCGGTCGTCTACGCGGAGTGGCTCGGTGCCGGGCCGGACAAGCCAACCGTTCTCGTCTATGGCCACTATGACGTTGTTCCTGCCTCCCTGGAAGACGGCTGGGACACCGAGCCATTCGAGCCAATCGAGAAGGACGGCAAGATCTATGCTCGCGGCGCGACGGACGATAAGGGCCAGCTGTTCATCCACGTCAAGGCGCTGGAGTCGTTCCTGAAGGCCGGCGGCGGCGCACCGGTGAACCTGAAGTTCCTGCTGGAGGGTGAGGAAGAGATCTCCTCGCCAAACCTGCGCCCATTCCTCGAAGCCAATCTGGAAATGCTCGCCGCCGATGTCTGCGTTATCAGCGATTCGTCGATGCCGTCAATCGACCGACCGACGGTCATGCACAGCTTGCGCGGCATGACCTATCTGGAAGTCGAAGTCACTGGCCCGAACGATGATCTGCACAGCGGATTCTACGGTGGCGCGGTCCACAATCCGGCGCTGGCGCTGGTCGAGATCCTCAGCAAGATGTTCAACGACGACCACAGCATCGCGGTGCCGGGATTCTACGACGACGTGGTGCCGCTATCGGACGAAGAGCGCACTGAAGTCGCCAAGACCGACATGTCGGAAGAGGAACTCCTCGCTGCCACCGGCGTGCCGAAGCAGTGGGGCGAGCAGGCGTATTCAATCCGCGAGCGCGTGTCCGCCCGACCGACACTGGAGATCAACGGCTTCGGCAGTGGCTGGACCGGCCCGGGCCCGAAGACGATCATCCCGGCTCGCGCGATGGCGAAGATCAGTTGCCGGCTGGTTGGCAACCAGGACCCACACGCCATCTACGACCGCATAAAGGACTACATCGAGTCACTGTCGCCGCCGACTGTCAACGTTGAGGTGCGCCTGATCACCACTGGCGAACCGGCGCTGATCGACTTCCGGTTGCCGGAAATGCAGGCCGCAGCGCGTGCCTATGAAACAGGCTGGGGCGCGAAGCCGGTCTTCACCCGTGGTGGCGGCAGCATCCCGATCGTCGCCGACATCTACAACCTGATGCACATGCCGGTTGTGATGATGGGCTACGGGTTGGATACCGACGGTTTGCATGGCACAAACGAGCACTTCACCATCGAAATGTTCCATCGTGGAATCGAAACAGCCATCGTCTATCTGGATGAGCTTGCGGCGATAGACCGCTGA
- a CDS encoding DUF1269 domain-containing protein, translating to MATLTVLEFESADGAEEMVKALGELQRQKLITLQDAAIVSWEKGKKKPKTRQLANITSAGAMTGAFWGLLFGLIFFVPLLGLAVGAGMGALGAAMTDFGINDDFIKQLRADVTEGTSALFLLSTGAVPDRLAAELKDRNIQFKLLASNLSQEQEDNLRETFGAE from the coding sequence ATGGCAACACTCACTGTCCTGGAATTTGAATCGGCCGATGGTGCCGAAGAAATGGTGAAAGCGCTCGGCGAGCTACAACGCCAGAAGCTCATCACCTTGCAGGACGCAGCAATTGTCAGCTGGGAGAAGGGCAAGAAGAAGCCCAAGACCCGTCAACTGGCCAACATCACGTCAGCCGGAGCGATGACCGGAGCATTCTGGGGACTGCTCTTCGGCCTGATCTTCTTCGTGCCATTGCTGGGTCTGGCCGTCGGTGCCGGCATGGGAGCGCTTGGTGCGGCAATGACAGACTTCGGCATCAATGATGACTTTATCAAGCAACTTCGCGCTGATGTGACAGAGGGAACATCTGCGCTCTTCCTGCTCTCCACTGGTGCGGTGCCGGACCGCCTCGCTGCTGAGCTGAAGGATCGCAACATCCAGTTCAAGCTGCTTGCCAGCAACCTGTCCCAGGAGCAGGAAGACAATCTTCGCGAGACCTTCGGCGCCGAGTAA